The Shewanella pealeana ATCC 700345 genome contains the following window.
TTTTTGTATCCAAGCACCCAGTTAAACCAATAGTTAAACTATGAGCTATTTCATTTCTCGCTTCTCTCGCAGCATGGAGGATATCTTTTACGGCATCAGCTATCGGAAGTGATTCAATATTTTTATATAGAACTCGGAATTTACCTATCAATTCTGTCGCATAAGCCTCGAATTCCTGTCTATCAACGACCATTACAAACGAGTTTTTTAGTTCAAGATATTTCGATGTATGATCGCACAAGTAATCAAAACGAGTTGCAACTATCAAACAACGTCCAAGTATTGCCTGTAGTTCTTCCGTATTTTCTGTAATTTCAAAATCATCTAAAAAGATATCTGGACTCACAATTTGCCCCTGACGCCGCATTAAGGTGTGAGCAACGCAACCACTGAACTTAACCATACCACTTTAAACACGAAACCCAACGATGGAATTAAAAATGCCAAGCTTTGGGAGTCACTCTTAAATGCTTGTTAGCTGAATTTTAACGCTTATTTACATTTATTTGATACAAAGCTTCTCCTAACATATCTGAGAAGTTCAGGTCGCTCATAGGAGCTATGTCTATTTTAGTCATAGATTGTAACGTCACGATACTCATTGCTTGACTGATTTCATCACCTATTTCAGAGTGTTGTGATAAGTTATCAAAAATACGATTACTCGCATCAGGATGAGTACCTTTAAAGCAAGATTTAGAATCTAGCTCTAAGCTCTGAATTGCTAACAATGCGATAGTTATACCAACAATACGTTTTTTTGATTCTGCTGCTATAGTAGAAGAACTTAGTATCCAATTGGTACTATATAAGTCAGCATCTTTTTCTTCTTGTATTGACAAGGTATTAATTTCTAGAGAACTATGACCTAACTCAATATGTGCAATTTCATGCCAAATAATCCATCCTAAAGCACAAAGGAATATTTCCGTTGCTACCTCCTGATCAATTTCCTCAACACTTATTAAAGCGCTAAAGTTTTTATTTGGGTCATAACTTTCCGCATATAGACTTTCTTTCAAATATTCAGTTAACTGACTTGTTCCAGCATAACCATTAATAGTTTCCAAGTCTAAGTTTTGTTCACCATTCAATTGTGCCTGAGCGTATGCTTGATAAAGTAACCAAGCTTTCAAACTAAACGTCCATAAATACTCCAAGCCGCCATAAGGGATCTTTATAACCTTTGTTTTTGTGTTAACACGAAAAGTAAAGCCTGACTCTTTCAAAAAAAGTAGCGAAAAGTCATGCTTGTTAGATAACTCCACTAGCTTACTTTCATTCTCAGGTGCAACTCGCGATGCAACTGCTGACATTAATTCAAAATGCTCTCTTGTAAACAATGTATTGCTTCCTCTGAACTATGCTAATTCTGCTAACGCCGCGTTAAGGTGTGAGCAAGCCACCACTTAACCTAACTATGCCACCTTAAATACGAAACCCAACGTGGAATGAAAAATACCATGCGTTGGGAATCTGTCTTAAACGCTTTGTTAAGTGCGATTACGAAGCTTGTCGAAAAGCTCTTTATCACGTTCTGTAAATTCTTTTCTTATTGAAACTGCGATCTTTTCAGCATCATTAGCGAAAGTATCAAGCTCTGTTTTAGTCATGACGGTTACTGAGGTCGAAACTCTTTCAGGATGATAAGAACTAAAATTGAAACAACTACGCTGTACTTCCTGAAGTTCCAACTCACCTGAGTCATTGAGAGAACATTCAAACAATGGAGAATCCACAACAATAACTGGAAAACAGTAGCACAACCTATCAGGCAAATCGTGAGTACGGTCTTGGATATAACCCAAACATGCTTTTATCACTCCAACAGCTGCACTATAGGCAGGATCATGATCACCTCCCATCGCTTGCCGAAAATCGTAGCCAGCATATTTTGACGTCTCTGTATAATCACGGATATGTTCCAACCCATGATCCATCAATTTGTCCACAAAAGCTTCTCTTCCTTTATCTGAAGCAATACAAAATGAATTTAGTCTGTGGTAACTATCTGACAATACTTCACCTTTGAGTACAACCCACGGTTTTTTAGAAGCTTTACATTCCATGACAAAAGAAACATCGGTTATGCCTGTGCTATTTTGGTCAATATGTATTGCCAATACATCGATTTCTCTGCCTTTGTCGCTATCATAATCTTTGTAACAATGAGATTGATACACATCAAAACTATGCTTTCTGAAACTAAGAGCTGTTTTCATTTCTAGCGGAAAGCCTGTCTTATTCATCCAGTCTAGAACTTTATTCGACAACATTTAATTATTTCCTCTTAGCAACTAACGCCCTCTTTGGGTATGAGTAACGCAATACCGCTACTTCCGCATACAACCTTAAACACTAAACACAACGCATAGTAAAAATTCCACGTATTGCGAATCCCTCTTGAACGGTTTGTTATGAACGTATTCAACTCATGCGATATTACTCATCGAGCTTTGTTGGCAAATCGACCGGTATTTCAAATTGAACACGATGAGCTGTATGAGATTCATCATGGCTTTTAGCCCCGCCCCCGATTGAAAGGACAGCTAGCTTCGCCTTAGCGCTAGTATCCACACCTGAGCTTTCTTTAACCTGTAGTGCGATATCGAATTTGATTGTTTGTTTATCAGGCCTTATCTTAAATTTTTGTGAGCTAATATGACTGCCATTACATGCTTGATATTCAGTATCAACACTCGCTGGATTAACTATACCGCCAAGAGTTTCTACTTCCTCGGAAGCATCTTTAACACCTTTGGCAATCTGCACTAAGGTTTCTTTTATGTATTCATCTAACTGCATTTTCACTCCGAGTTCATAACAACTTATTAGTGCGCATGCGCGTATGTTTGGCAAAACACGCATGCATATTTAACAACCTATCATTTAAGACCTGCCAAATTAAAGACTTTGATTTATAAGAACTATATCAGAGTGATGCTGGATAAACGAGCATAAGAATTTGCAGGGTGAGTATTGATATTAAGGTTGAATCGAAAGCTATAAATGACTGCTATTTATTGATGAGCATAAGTAGGTAAATAAGCTCGTCACTACTCTGAACAGCTTATTGCCTGTAACTAATAAAGAGGCAATAGAAGTTAGATATCAAACCTCTATTGCCTAAAGTCGTACAACAATTTTCGGTGTAGATATGGCAGCGGGCTTCGATGAAAAGGATGTCATCTCAGCGTTTCAAGGCTGTATCTGCATATACTCCAGCTACTGCGATTTCTAGCATCAATAAACCTGTCTGATTCATCAAGTTCATTATACCTGTAAAGAGTTACAGTTATTTAGGTTTTTATAGGAAGATTCTTTTCGGCCTTATCAGCTTATGGAAGTAACTCTCTGACGTCACATTCTAATACCTCAGCGAGCTGATAAGCTTTTTCTAACGTGATATTGACTTCTCCGCGCTCGATTCTCCCCCCATAACTGCGATCTATTTCAGCTAAAAGCGCCAATTTATCTTGAGACATTCCCAACTCTTTGCGTTTTTTTCGTAAATTGAAGCCAAATTGGATTGCTAAGTCTTTCATTTTTCATCTCGTTAAAGATAAAGACTATCCAAAGTTGCGGCTTATAAAGCCACGGATTATAATCCGCATTTAGTTTGTAATGTTTTTCTACTCCCTAGAGCTAGTGATTAACACCTTGTGAGAAAGTCATGCCAAAAGTTTCAATCAAAATATGCGCTACGTTGCATACTATTCTCCAGGATGAGAGCTTCAATAATTTCCAGGTCGTGCAGTTACGCGATAGATTTTTGTCTGCATTAAGTAGCAACCAAAGTGTTAGTGAAGCCTATAAATTTATTTATAGGCAGGTCTGTCGACTCGTTAAGAAGAAAGCCTTACGAAAAGTTAATAAGGAGAGCTCGAAAACGGTCACTTATCAAAAGACAGAGTTATTTGATCAAATCAACTTCGTCATAAATGACTCCATTGAGACTAGTAAGCCCTCGCAAAAATTACTAGATAAGACTGAACTCGCAGTTATTCAACAACTTCAAGAGCGCCTTAAACAAACAGAAGTCGATCTACTTACTAGCATTGGAGAGTCTGAAGAATATATGCGGCTATACAAATCTTTCCCAGAGATGAAGGAACACCTTGAGTCGCAGTACATGCTAGCTAGAGAAAGTAGCTCGAAGTTACTTGGTCAAATTAAAGCGATTAAATCGGTACTCTCGCACCAACAGAAGTAACTCAAATGCAATTAAGACAATGGCAATTAGAGTGCGTCAATCGCGCTCTAGAGCATTTTAATGCCAACCAAAGACACTTTCTCTGCTTAGCAACTCCAGGGGCTGGAAAGACGATTATGGCAGCAGAGGTTGCAGCTGAGTTATTCGAACAAGATCTTATTGATTTTGTATTATGCTTTTCGCCTTCTGTAAATATCTCGAAAGGCATTCAGAAAACATTCTCACATCGATTAGAGTGTCGCTTTGATGGAGTAATAGGTGCAGTAGGTTGTTCTTACACATATCAAGGAATGCTATCTTTTAAAGAAGACTTTTGGCAGCTACTAAAAAGGAATCGGGTATTGGTGATCTTTGATGAGATCCATCATTGTTCTGGCAGTACTCTTGAGGATGCGAATGCTTGGGGAGAGGAGATCTTACTAAATATACAAGATCAAGCACAATACACCTTGGCATTGACTGGGACGCCTTGGCGCTCTGATCAAGCCCCCATTGTTTTATCTCGATATCTAGACCCTGATAACGAAATTCAGTGTGATTATGTTTACGGCTTAAAAGAAGCTGTGAGAGATGGTGTTTGTCGGAATCCTAAAATAGTATTAATTGATAACGAAGAGCTTTCAGTTAAAAATCAGTATAATGAAATCCAAACTTTCAGCAGTTTTAATGAGCTTTTTAAAGGTTCATCAATTCCGTATCAATTAGTCATCAAAAATGATTTAGCTATTCATCATGTTTTGAGCTTAGCAATTGATAAGCTAGGTAGCATTAGGCAATTGAACCCCGATGCAGCTGGTTTAGTGGTCGCATCTTCAATCGAACATGCGTGCTTTATCTTAGAAATCCTCAAAAATACATTCAAACAAACAGCAACAATCGTAACTTATCAAGAAATTGCCCCGTCGGATACAATTAACAAGTTTCGGCATGATGATACACAATGGATTGTTAGTGTAGGAATGATTAGCGAAGGTACTGATATTCCGAGGTTACAGGTTTGCTGCCATTTAAGTAGAGTAAAAACCGAATTATATTTTCGGCAAATACTAGGTCGTATTTTACGAACAACTAAAGCACATGATCAACAAGCTTGGCTCTTCACTTTTGCAGAGCCCAAACTAACCGATTTTGCATATCGAATAGCGATTGAACTACCAGAAGGCTCAACTGTAATTAGAGAGAAGAAACCTAGAGGAAGTATGAAGTTAACAATATCGAATAATTGTAAAATAACTAATGAACCTCCGAGCCTGCCAAGTTGTTTTACACTTAGTATGGGTGATGCTATAGGTAGGAAACAGATTAATTCATTACCAAGTCAGGCAATTAATGATGCTCACTTAATCAGTTCAATGAACCCATCAATGCTGCTACTAGGCAGGTTTAGGGAGAAGGTCATTTCGACTTTTGATTCTCCATTTTAATACTTATTTATGGTGCATATACAAATAAGAATCAGTGTAATGGCCAGCTAAAACTGGCCACGGCTATATAGCATTTCTGAGTTAGGAATTATACTGATTTAGCAGTATCGCGGATGACCAAATGTATAGTACATTTAGCCCCTAAGCTTTCGGGTTAATCTTCTTTACAAAGCCGTTTATATTTCCGCTTTGCATTTCTTACTTGTAGATCATCGACTAGCTTATCAAATGGAATATCAAAAGCGACATTCGCAAAAGCAGCAATGGCTTGGTTCGATAATTCAAAATCATCAGGTATTTTAAAGTTGCAATAGTCTCCATCATTTTCTTTAGAAAACTGCACAGTTCTTAATATTGCCCTGATTTGATCTGCACTAGATGAGCGCTCAGTTCTTGTGAGAATCAGATCTAGTTCTGAACTAGTCTCAATTGAAGAATTTTGAGCATCAATCCCAAGTTGAGTAACTATTTGACTAATGGATGGGTAATACCTTAAGCCATACGGGCCAACAGTATTTCTCAACGGTTCTTTTAAATAACTCTCAAACATGTAATTTGATTGTCCAGCATCTTCTATAAGTTTGAATAGAGCATAGTGAGTATTGCTTGTAAATGAAGTACTTTCATGTAGTTGAGTTCTCTTATCCAGTTGTTCAGCTAGTTCAAATGCAAGCTTGTAAATTTTGTCATTAATCGCTTTCAACTCTTTGGGGACTGCTCTTACTTCCCCTACTTCACTCTCATTTCCGAATGCCACGGCGTCGATTACAAGGCCAATGAAACGATTCATTTGAGGAATTGTTAGGGCTTTGGACATCAGCTTTACATGTAGCTCAAGCTCTGAATACCGTTCTATAAGCCTCTTAATTACCGCATAGTCAGAACGGTGCCTTTTTCCCTCAGCGGCCTCCTTTAACTGCCCCTCCAAATACTCAAATGCATTAAGGTCTATAAATTCACCCATCATACTATTCTCCGGTCTTGTTAACTGGTGCTGTGCAAAGCTAATAGATCCCGAACCCAAAGTACCAATCTGAGTTAAATATTTTTTTGACGAACTGAGATTGGAAACCTCAATCTGAATCGCTACAATTGCTCTGGGACTGTAAAAGCTTGCTCAGGTGGTTTTATCAAAGTTTGGGGCATAAGTGAGTCAGCGCTGACTCGAAAATGGACAAAAGTTTGTTAGAGTTAAAGTTCTGGAAGTAATAATTGGTATTAGGGAAAGTATGGCAATCAAGTATGCGGTAATGCCGCACACAACCGTGGAGTAGTTGTCGGTTTGCTTGGTCTTGTTATGTTCCTGCTACTTACTGAATTTAAACGGTTTTACTTCCTGCAACGCATACACGGAACTTAGAGCACCTGCAGGATTAGGTGAAAAGCTATAGGTCTTACGGTAAAATTCACCGTATAGTCTCACTGTTTTGTGATTCCACTTAACATGAAAATCTTGTTGTATGTCCTCAGAAAAACTCACCGTTAATTCTATCGCCTCAGACACAATGAAATGCTCTGCTGAATAAT
Protein-coding sequences here:
- a CDS encoding DEAD/DEAH box helicase, producing the protein MQLRQWQLECVNRALEHFNANQRHFLCLATPGAGKTIMAAEVAAELFEQDLIDFVLCFSPSVNISKGIQKTFSHRLECRFDGVIGAVGCSYTYQGMLSFKEDFWQLLKRNRVLVIFDEIHHCSGSTLEDANAWGEEILLNIQDQAQYTLALTGTPWRSDQAPIVLSRYLDPDNEIQCDYVYGLKEAVRDGVCRNPKIVLIDNEELSVKNQYNEIQTFSSFNELFKGSSIPYQLVIKNDLAIHHVLSLAIDKLGSIRQLNPDAAGLVVASSIEHACFILEILKNTFKQTATIVTYQEIAPSDTINKFRHDDTQWIVSVGMISEGTDIPRLQVCCHLSRVKTELYFRQILGRILRTTKAHDQQAWLFTFAEPKLTDFAYRIAIELPEGSTVIREKKPRGSMKLTISNNCKITNEPPSLPSCFTLSMGDAIGRKQINSLPSQAINDAHLISSMNPSMLLLGRFREKVISTFDSPF
- a CDS encoding helix-turn-helix domain-containing protein; the encoded protein is MKDLAIQFGFNLRKKRKELGMSQDKLALLAEIDRSYGGRIERGEVNITLEKAYQLAEVLECDVRELLP
- a CDS encoding phage exclusion protein Lit family protein, encoding MFTREHFELMSAVASRVAPENESKLVELSNKHDFSLLFLKESGFTFRVNTKTKVIKIPYGGLEYLWTFSLKAWLLYQAYAQAQLNGEQNLDLETINGYAGTSQLTEYLKESLYAESYDPNKNFSALISVEEIDQEVATEIFLCALGWIIWHEIAHIELGHSSLEINTLSIQEEKDADLYSTNWILSSSTIAAESKKRIVGITIALLAIQSLELDSKSCFKGTHPDASNRIFDNLSQHSEIGDEISQAMSIVTLQSMTKIDIAPMSDLNFSDMLGEALYQINVNKR